A genomic region of Acipenser ruthenus chromosome 9, fAciRut3.2 maternal haplotype, whole genome shotgun sequence contains the following coding sequences:
- the LOC131738059 gene encoding regulatory factor X-associated protein-like isoform X1 — MSEEGNTKNMNTETNISVVVTQDVNSYYAGGNSTPIETRANITTPQESENMVLYEIGDDPGEESDVLDTSDPRDSTASPEELNDDEAFGDETVTKPCTYEGCTETTTQVAKQRKPWMCKKHRNKMYKDKYKKKKNDQAITSTGKLDCESHSEGVVFSFEQDSADERPVSVTKQHLGTIGDRPARPSLLEQVLNQKRLSLLRSPEVMSFLQQQQRLLTNQAQGQRQQEF, encoded by the exons ATGAGTGAAGAAGGTAATACTAAAAACATGAACACTGAAACAAACATTTCGGTCGTAGTCACACAAGATGTGAATTCGTATTACGCTGGTGGTAATAGTACACCTATTGAAACCAGGGCGAATATCACCACCCCTCAAGAATCTGAAAATATGGTGCTCTATGAAATTGGGGACGACCCCGGCGAAGAGAGCGATGTTCTAGACACTTCCGACCCCAGAGACAGCACCGCAAGCCCCGAGGAGTTGAATGACGATGAGGCTTTTGGTGACGAGACAGTGACCAAGCCTTGCACTTACGAGGGCTGCACAGAGACCACTACTCAAGTGGCCAAACAGAGAAAACCTTGGATGTGCaagaaacacagaaataaaatgtacaagGACAAGTACAAGAAAAAGAAGAACGACCAGGCTATAACCAGTACAGGCAAACTAGAT TGTGAAAGCCACAGTGAAGGAGTTGTCTTCTCCTTTGAACAGGATAGTGCAGATGAGAGGCCTGTTTCAGTTACTAAGCAACACCTTGGCACTATAGGAGACCGCCCAGCAAGGCCGTCGCTATTGGAGCAAGTATTAAACCAAAAAAGGCTG tcatTACTACGAAGTCCAGAGGTTATGAGTTTCTTGCAGCAGCAACAGCGGTTACTAACTAACCAGGCACAAGGCCAGAGACAACAAGAGTTTTAA
- the LOC131738059 gene encoding regulatory factor X-associated protein-like isoform X2, with protein sequence MSEEGNTKNMNTETNISVVVTQDVNSYYAGGNSTPIETRANITTPQESENMVLYEIGDDPGEESDVLDTSDPRDSTASPEELNDDEAFGDETVTKPCTYEGCTETTTQVAKQRKPWMCKKHRNKMYKDKYKKKKNDQAITSTGKLDDSADERPVSVTKQHLGTIGDRPARPSLLEQVLNQKRLSLLRSPEVMSFLQQQQRLLTNQAQGQRQQEF encoded by the exons ATGAGTGAAGAAGGTAATACTAAAAACATGAACACTGAAACAAACATTTCGGTCGTAGTCACACAAGATGTGAATTCGTATTACGCTGGTGGTAATAGTACACCTATTGAAACCAGGGCGAATATCACCACCCCTCAAGAATCTGAAAATATGGTGCTCTATGAAATTGGGGACGACCCCGGCGAAGAGAGCGATGTTCTAGACACTTCCGACCCCAGAGACAGCACCGCAAGCCCCGAGGAGTTGAATGACGATGAGGCTTTTGGTGACGAGACAGTGACCAAGCCTTGCACTTACGAGGGCTGCACAGAGACCACTACTCAAGTGGCCAAACAGAGAAAACCTTGGATGTGCaagaaacacagaaataaaatgtacaagGACAAGTACAAGAAAAAGAAGAACGACCAGGCTATAACCAGTACAGGCAAACTAGAT GATAGTGCAGATGAGAGGCCTGTTTCAGTTACTAAGCAACACCTTGGCACTATAGGAGACCGCCCAGCAAGGCCGTCGCTATTGGAGCAAGTATTAAACCAAAAAAGGCTG tcatTACTACGAAGTCCAGAGGTTATGAGTTTCTTGCAGCAGCAACAGCGGTTACTAACTAACCAGGCACAAGGCCAGAGACAACAAGAGTTTTAA
- the LOC117406046 gene encoding mothers against decapentaplegic homolog 9, whose protein sequence is MHASTAITSLFSFTSPAVKKLLGWKQGDEEEKWAEKAVDSLVKKLKKKKGAMEDLERALSSPGQPSKCVTIPRSLDGRLQVSHRKGLPHVIYCRVWRWPDLQSHHELKAMECCEFPFGAKQKDICINPYHYRRVETPVLPPVLVPRHSEFNPQHSLLAKFRNASLQSEPLMPHNATYPDSFQQPPCNVFSLSPNRTFSQSPCTISYPSSPGSSTEPGSPYQLTAETPPPPYSMAEAVTNDDVKPMDSSNQNMLILSAPQRELRPVCYEEPEYWCSVAYYELNNRVGETYHASSRNMLIDGFTDPSNKTNRFCLGLLSNVNRNSTIEHTRRHIGKGVHLYYVGGEVYAECLSDSSIFVQSRNCNYQHGFHATTVCKIPSGCSLKIFNNQLFAQLLAQSVSHGFEVVYELTKMCTIRMSFVKGWGAEYHRQDVTSTPCWIEIHLHGPLQWLDKVLTQMGSPDNAISSVS, encoded by the exons ATGCATGCCAGCACGGCCATCACTTCACTCTTCTCCTTCACAAGCCCAGCAGTGAAAAAGCTACTTGGCTGGAAACAAGGGGATGAGGAGGAAAAATGGGCAGAGAAAGCCGTTGATTCCCTCGTTAAGAAGCTGAAGAAGAAAAAGGGAGCTATGGAGGACTTAGAAAGGGCCCTGAGCAGTCCGGGCCAGCCCAGCAAATGTGTGACAATCCCTCGGTCGCTGGACGGAAGGCTGCAGGTGTCGCACAGGAAAGGCTTGCCCCATGTCATTTACTGCAGGGTGTGGAGGTGGCCTGATCTACAGTCTCATCACGAGCTGAAAGCCATGGAGTGCTGTGAGTTTCCTTTCGGAGCAAAGCAAAAGGACATCTGCATTAACCCCTATCATTACCGGCGGGTCGAAACACCAG TATTGCCTCCTGTGTTGGTTCCACGGCACAGCGAGTTCAACCCTCAACACAGCTTGCTGGCCAAGTTTCGCAACGCCTCTCTGCAGAGTGAACCGCTCATGCCACACAACGCAACCTACCCAGACTCCTTCCAGCAGCCACCCTGCAATGTTTTCTCATTGTCACCAAACAGGACTTTCAGCCAGTCCCCCTGCACCATCAGTTATCCCAGCTCTCCTGGAAGCTCCACTGAGCCCGGGAGCCCATACCAGCTGACAG CTGAGACCCCACCTCCTCCATACAGCATGGCAGAAGCAGTAACCAATGATGACGTGAAGCCCATGGACTCATCAAACCAAAATATGTTAATACTGTCGGCTCCTCAAAGAG AACTGCGGCCTGTGTGTTATGAAGAGCCAGAGTACTGGTGCTCTGTTGCTTACTACGAACTAAACAACAGGGTAGGAGAGACCTACCACGCATCCTCTCGGAATATGCTTATTGATGGCTTCACAGATCCCTCAAACAAGACAAATCGGTTTTGTCTCGGGCTCCTGTCTAATGTCAATCGGAACTCTACTATTGAACACACCAGAAGACACATTGGGAAAG GCGTCCATCTGTATTATGTTGGTGGGGAGGTGTATGCAGAATGCCTGAGCGACAGCAGCATTTTTGTGCAGAGCCGCAACTGCAACTACCAGCACGGCTTTCATGCCACCACTGTCTGTAAAATCCCAAGTGGCTGCAGCCTCAAGATCTTCAACAACCAGCTGTTTGCTCAGCTTCTCGCCCAGTCTGTCAGCCATGGCTTTGAGGTAGTCTACGAGCTGACAAAAATGTGCACTATCAGGATGAGCTTTGTGAAG GGTTGGGGTGCAGAGTACCATCGCCAGGATGTCACTAGCACTCCCTGCTGGATTGAGATCCACTTGCATGGACCCCTGCAGTGGCTAGACAAAGTCCTGACTCAAATGGGGTCACCTGATAATGCCATCTCTTCAGTCTCTTAA